A region of Lichenibacterium dinghuense DNA encodes the following proteins:
- a CDS encoding MerR family transcriptional regulator, translated as MTDRPAPQKSQDAYRTISEVADELGLPQHVLRFWETRFPQVKPLKRAGGRRFYRPEDVALLRAVKTLLYDEGYTIKGVQRLLAEHGARNVAGALARSQAAAPRSEPPVAAPGHRPDREGDEPPPAPEPREPALPEPAVRETPARVPAAARPALPALRGPEPARARAAEEAGVVERMSAVLADLAECARLLASVRSA; from the coding sequence ATGACTGACCGGCCGGCCCCCCAGAAGAGCCAGGACGCCTACCGGACCATCAGCGAGGTCGCCGATGAGCTCGGCCTCCCCCAGCACGTCCTCCGCTTCTGGGAAACGCGGTTCCCGCAGGTGAAGCCTCTGAAGCGCGCGGGCGGGCGGCGCTTCTACCGGCCGGAGGACGTGGCCCTGCTCCGGGCCGTCAAGACCCTACTCTACGACGAGGGCTACACCATCAAGGGCGTCCAGCGCCTGCTCGCCGAACACGGGGCGCGGAACGTCGCCGGCGCCCTCGCCCGCTCGCAGGCCGCCGCGCCGCGCTCCGAGCCGCCCGTCGCGGCGCCCGGACATCGGCCGGATCGCGAGGGGGACGAGCCCCCGCCCGCGCCGGAGCCGCGGGAGCCGGCGCTTCCCGAGCCCGCCGTCCGTGAGACCCCCGCGCGCGTGCCCGCCGCGGCGCGGCCGGCCCTTCCCGCCCTGCGCGGCCCGGAGCCGGCGCGCGCCCGCGCGGCCGAGGAGGCCGGCGTGGTCGAGCGCATGAGCGCCGTGCTGGCCGACCTCGCCGAATGCGCGCGCCTCCTCGCCTCGGTCCGTTCAGCCTGA